The following coding sequences are from one Verrucosispora sp. WMMD573 window:
- a CDS encoding GGDEF domain-containing protein, whose translation MDDVNLRALRLLEEAQAGGASQVLAEAVAALEAPTGELRDGPAAMHFARVVALTRLGDLRAAIAAADLMLVAAERENSAGWRSCALSLRADRRLRLGDQDIAEYDIEAVLRDLVRAETALLAGEPDPVIEGNARTGLAIGYAKLRLYELAAPQFQAAYETTCRPGYPDNGNRAMWLCNLAELNLMWALELYQVGRVAEAEKHTTVAEEHAVRAMTEASGPKAEVWRLAASLFAACARADRQDPAGAAEDIPRVLASLQEHGVEQRHQEQLLCRSFHAVALSRSGRPGEALRVIQEAVTGLSPDNDWLITAALHRTHAVLLAKTGARDALPGLTYGDALAELLWRQRHRWLHAAVTMQSYDVLRWQHERAERAARIDPLTGVANRRGLDSFLERLATPTAAGTDPVAVLIVDVDRFKDINDSLGHAIGDDVLRAVAQLVATSVRRDDFVARLGGDEFVAILPGADLGAAEQVAQRAVDAVAGMAAWRVTVSVGVAGGSAYTLGETLAHADGAMYAAKRAGGNRMSSRHPGT comes from the coding sequence ATGGACGATGTGAACCTCCGAGCCCTGCGGCTGCTGGAGGAGGCGCAGGCCGGTGGCGCGTCCCAGGTGCTGGCGGAGGCGGTCGCGGCGCTGGAGGCACCGACCGGCGAACTGCGCGACGGCCCGGCGGCGATGCATTTCGCCCGTGTCGTGGCGCTGACCCGGCTCGGTGACCTGCGGGCCGCGATCGCCGCCGCCGATCTGATGCTTGTCGCCGCCGAGCGGGAGAACAGCGCCGGGTGGCGCTCCTGCGCACTGTCACTTCGCGCCGACCGGCGGCTTCGCCTCGGCGACCAGGACATCGCCGAGTACGACATTGAGGCCGTCCTGCGGGACCTCGTCCGCGCGGAGACGGCCTTGTTGGCCGGCGAACCGGATCCGGTGATCGAGGGCAACGCCCGCACCGGGCTGGCGATCGGATACGCGAAGCTGCGCCTCTACGAGCTGGCGGCGCCACAGTTCCAGGCGGCATACGAGACGACCTGCCGACCCGGGTACCCGGACAATGGCAACCGGGCGATGTGGCTGTGCAACCTCGCGGAACTCAACCTCATGTGGGCCCTGGAGTTGTACCAGGTGGGTCGGGTCGCCGAGGCGGAGAAGCACACCACGGTGGCCGAGGAGCACGCGGTGCGGGCGATGACGGAAGCCTCCGGCCCCAAGGCCGAGGTGTGGCGGCTCGCGGCGTCGCTGTTCGCGGCGTGCGCCCGCGCCGACCGCCAGGACCCGGCCGGTGCGGCGGAGGACATCCCCCGGGTCCTGGCGTCGCTACAGGAGCACGGCGTCGAGCAGCGACACCAGGAGCAACTGCTGTGCCGGTCGTTCCACGCCGTCGCGCTCAGCCGGTCCGGGCGGCCGGGTGAGGCGTTGCGCGTCATCCAGGAGGCGGTGACCGGCCTGTCGCCCGACAACGACTGGTTGATCACGGCGGCGCTGCACCGTACGCACGCGGTGCTGCTGGCGAAGACCGGGGCACGCGACGCGCTGCCGGGCCTCACCTACGGAGACGCGCTCGCGGAACTGCTGTGGCGTCAGCGACACCGCTGGCTGCACGCGGCGGTGACCATGCAGTCCTACGACGTGCTGCGGTGGCAGCACGAGCGGGCCGAACGGGCCGCGCGGATCGACCCGCTCACCGGGGTGGCCAACCGGCGGGGTCTGGACAGCTTCCTGGAGCGCCTGGCCACCCCCACGGCGGCCGGGACCGATCCGGTGGCGGTGCTGATCGTGGACGTGGACCGGTTCAAGGACATCAACGACTCGTTGGGGCACGCCATCGGCGACGACGTGCTGCGAGCGGTGGCGCAGCTGGTCGCGACGAGTGTCCGCCGGGACGACTTCGTCGCCCGGCTGGGCGGTGACGAGTTCGTCGCGATCCTGCCGGGGGCGGATCTCGGCGCCGCTGAGCAGGTCGCCCAGCGGGCCGTCGACGCCGTGGCCGGGATGGCGGCGTGGCGGGTGACGGTAAGCGTCGGGGTGGCCGGCGGTTCCGCGTACACCCTCGGAGAGACCCTGGCCCACGCGGACGGCGCGATGTACGCGGCGAAGCGGGCGGGCGGAAACCGGATGAGCAGCCGCCACCCCGGCACCTGA
- a CDS encoding acyl-CoA dehydrogenase: protein MPSQAPGPVDLARLQQVLDGPWAEVRNAHRKHLDERFLPVYGETGDQARERITRLLGELPVKLGIASAFPTQYGGGSDVGGSIIATEMLAQVDLSLMVKAGVQWGLFGGAVAALGTRRHHDAYLRDIISGRILGCFAMTETGHGSDVQQLRTTCTYDPRTQTFDLHTPHEAARKDYIGNAARDGRMAVVFAQLVTEGRRHGVHAWLVPIRDERGNPLPGVTIGDAGPKAGLLGVDNGRLSFDHVTVPRDMLLDRYGQVAEDGTYSSPIENDSRRFFTMLGTLVRGRVSVGGAASSATKSALTIAVRYGDIRRQFSTSDAEREVLLNDYLAHQRKLLPALATTYALHFAQAELVAAVHEVQGGDGPLDERRQRELESRAAGLKAAQTWHAARTIQLCREACGGAGYLAENRLPGLRADTDVFTTFEGDNTVLLQLVAKGLLTGYRDEFGSLDGWGRASFVAEQVREMVLERTAARSLIQQLISAVPGRDEEVAVTDRGWQLKIFDDREKHLLEGAIRRLRNGASSKQDRPFDIFNDVQDHVLTAAAAHIDRITLEAFVAGIEDTADPAVRALLSRVCDLYALSVIESHKGWLLEHGRLTPARSKAITAVVNSLLKELRPQMRTLVDGFAIPDIWLHAAILREEPGRQDTMTAHDTTIA, encoded by the coding sequence ATGCCCAGTCAAGCACCCGGCCCCGTCGACCTCGCCCGCCTTCAGCAGGTGCTCGACGGACCGTGGGCCGAGGTCCGCAACGCGCACCGCAAGCACCTCGACGAGCGTTTCCTCCCGGTGTACGGCGAAACCGGCGATCAGGCGCGTGAGCGGATCACCCGACTGCTCGGCGAACTGCCCGTCAAGTTGGGTATCGCGTCGGCCTTTCCCACCCAGTACGGCGGCGGATCCGACGTCGGCGGCTCGATCATCGCCACCGAGATGCTGGCGCAGGTCGACCTCTCGCTGATGGTCAAGGCCGGCGTGCAGTGGGGTCTGTTCGGCGGCGCGGTGGCGGCCCTGGGCACCAGACGTCACCACGACGCCTACCTTCGGGACATCATCTCCGGCCGGATCCTGGGCTGCTTCGCAATGACCGAGACCGGGCACGGCTCCGACGTCCAGCAGCTGCGCACCACCTGCACCTACGATCCCCGGACGCAGACCTTCGACCTGCACACCCCGCACGAGGCGGCCCGCAAGGACTACATCGGCAACGCGGCCCGGGACGGGCGGATGGCGGTGGTCTTCGCGCAGCTGGTCACCGAAGGGCGGCGGCACGGCGTACACGCGTGGCTGGTGCCGATCCGCGACGAGCGGGGCAACCCGCTGCCCGGCGTGACCATCGGTGACGCCGGGCCCAAGGCCGGCCTGCTCGGGGTGGACAACGGGCGACTCAGCTTCGACCACGTGACGGTTCCCCGGGACATGTTGCTGGACCGGTACGGCCAGGTCGCCGAGGACGGCACCTACTCCAGCCCGATCGAGAACGACTCCCGACGCTTCTTCACCATGCTCGGCACCCTGGTCCGGGGCCGGGTCAGCGTGGGTGGCGCCGCGTCGTCGGCCACCAAGTCGGCGTTGACCATCGCGGTCCGCTACGGCGACATCCGCCGCCAGTTCAGCACCAGCGACGCGGAGCGGGAGGTGCTGCTCAACGACTACCTGGCCCACCAGCGCAAGCTGCTGCCCGCCCTGGCCACCACGTACGCGCTGCACTTCGCCCAGGCCGAACTGGTCGCCGCGGTGCACGAGGTGCAGGGCGGCGACGGCCCGCTCGACGAGCGCCGGCAGCGGGAGCTGGAATCCCGCGCCGCCGGGCTCAAGGCCGCACAGACCTGGCACGCGGCCCGCACCATCCAGCTGTGTCGCGAGGCGTGCGGCGGCGCCGGTTACCTGGCCGAGAACCGGTTGCCGGGCCTGCGGGCCGACACCGACGTGTTCACCACCTTCGAGGGCGACAACACGGTCCTGCTGCAACTGGTCGCCAAGGGGCTGCTCACCGGCTACCGGGACGAGTTCGGCTCACTGGACGGCTGGGGTCGCGCCTCCTTCGTCGCCGAGCAGGTCCGGGAGATGGTGCTCGAACGCACCGCCGCACGGTCGCTGATCCAACAACTCATCAGCGCCGTGCCCGGCCGCGACGAGGAGGTCGCCGTGACCGACCGGGGCTGGCAGCTCAAGATCTTCGACGACCGTGAGAAGCACCTGCTCGAAGGGGCCATCCGCCGCCTGCGCAACGGCGCGAGCAGCAAGCAGGACCGCCCCTTCGACATCTTCAATGACGTCCAGGACCACGTCCTCACCGCCGCCGCCGCGCACATCGACCGGATCACTTTGGAGGCGTTCGTCGCCGGTATCGAGGACACCGCGGACCCGGCGGTCCGGGCGCTGCTCTCCCGCGTCTGCGACCTGTACGCCCTCAGCGTCATCGAATCCCACAAGGGGTGGCTGCTGGAGCACGGCCGACTCACACCGGCCCGCTCGAAGGCGATCACCGCCGTGGTGAACAGCCTGCTCAAGGAGCTGCGCCCGCAGATGCGGACACTGGTGGACGGGTTCGCGATCCCGGACATCTGGCTGCACGCCGCCATCCTGCGCGAGGAACCCGGCCGTCAGGACACCATGACCGCTCACGACACCACCATCGCGTAG
- a CDS encoding alpha/beta hydrolase: MRRKLIRRLLAGVTVGVVLAPLATSSASAAPAGDVQWTPCEQDASALCGTLEVPVDWADPDGPTIELALAKRPATDPTVRRGSLIVNPGGPGGSGVDSALRATYGDALRRHFDIVGFDPRGVARSSPVMCTLEKINELPVEPLKTSSAFARMVSATRALADDCRANSGPVFDHVDTLQVIQDIDAIRAAVGDTQLNFLGMSYGTLMAQQYAEMYPTRVRAVVADSVMDHSQDARGFAVTQAATGQDSFDEFVAGCARLPQCALYGRNIRQFWQRLLDRAARGELPDPDDHTYKITQRDLVNFVLGNLNYQPYWLEIAAELERVDAGRPSGMSSAARAAAEEPPTVVPFAYQAVLCQDWNLKAANVTQWRSILADAQRVAPDLPDPPRASVGAICLGWPTPADNPQRRINPTNESQLLLVNSLHDPATGYNWALGAADQFADHAELLTYEGWGHIVYGRVSCADEAIEAYLIDQVVPAEGTRCAAAPPPGTTSARGRASSQDSGPVAQPPVPLRSEPALPTWLF; the protein is encoded by the coding sequence ATGCGCAGAAAACTGATCCGGCGATTGCTCGCCGGGGTCACTGTGGGGGTGGTGCTGGCACCGCTCGCCACGTCGTCCGCGTCCGCGGCCCCGGCCGGGGACGTGCAGTGGACGCCGTGTGAGCAGGACGCCAGCGCCCTGTGCGGCACCCTGGAGGTACCTGTCGACTGGGCCGATCCGGACGGGCCGACCATCGAGTTGGCGCTGGCCAAGCGGCCGGCGACGGACCCGACGGTGCGCCGTGGGTCGCTGATCGTGAATCCGGGCGGCCCCGGCGGCTCCGGCGTCGACTCGGCGCTGAGGGCCACCTACGGCGACGCACTGCGCCGCCATTTCGACATCGTCGGATTCGACCCGCGCGGGGTGGCCCGCAGCTCACCGGTCATGTGTACGCTGGAGAAGATCAACGAATTGCCGGTCGAGCCGCTCAAAACCTCCAGCGCATTTGCCCGGATGGTGTCCGCGACTCGCGCTTTGGCGGATGACTGTCGCGCCAACAGTGGGCCGGTATTCGACCACGTGGACACGCTCCAGGTGATCCAGGACATCGACGCGATACGCGCCGCGGTCGGCGACACCCAGCTGAATTTTCTCGGAATGTCGTACGGCACGCTGATGGCCCAGCAGTACGCGGAAATGTATCCGACCCGAGTACGCGCCGTCGTGGCCGACAGCGTGATGGATCACAGCCAGGACGCGCGCGGTTTCGCCGTCACCCAGGCGGCCACCGGGCAGGATTCGTTCGACGAGTTCGTGGCGGGCTGCGCCCGGTTGCCGCAGTGCGCCCTGTACGGCCGGAACATCCGCCAGTTCTGGCAGCGGCTGCTCGACCGCGCCGCCCGAGGTGAGCTGCCGGACCCGGATGATCACACTTACAAGATCACCCAGCGGGATCTGGTCAACTTCGTGTTGGGTAACCTCAACTATCAGCCGTACTGGCTGGAGATCGCGGCCGAGCTGGAGCGGGTCGACGCGGGACGGCCGTCGGGGATGTCGTCGGCGGCGCGGGCGGCGGCCGAGGAACCGCCGACCGTGGTGCCCTTCGCGTACCAGGCGGTGCTCTGTCAGGACTGGAACCTGAAGGCAGCCAACGTCACCCAGTGGCGGTCGATCCTCGCCGACGCACAGCGCGTCGCGCCGGATCTACCGGACCCGCCCCGAGCGTCGGTCGGCGCGATCTGCCTGGGCTGGCCGACCCCGGCGGACAACCCGCAGCGGCGGATCAACCCGACAAACGAGTCGCAGTTGCTGCTCGTCAACTCGTTGCACGATCCGGCGACCGGTTACAACTGGGCACTCGGTGCCGCCGACCAGTTCGCCGACCATGCCGAACTGCTGACCTACGAGGGTTGGGGGCACATCGTGTACGGCCGCGTCAGCTGCGCGGACGAGGCCATCGAGGCGTATCTGATCGACCAGGTGGTGCCGGCGGAAGGCACCCGTTGCGCGGCAGCCCCGCCGCCGGGCACGACGTCGGCCCGTGGCCGGGCGTCGAGCCAGGATTCCGGCCCCGTCGCGCAGCCGCCGGTGCCACTGCGCAGTGAACCGGCGTTGCCGACCTGGCTGTTCTGA
- a CDS encoding serine protease: MKPALRRLRTATVTLAACTLGLSLLSAPAAAQPVRPITPLSDRAPESDQFSAEGVTTVGELRTVDSSLSYARASRTQVIQHPGATYIKVHFSSLRLAPGEYVTVSSPDGRESYRYDRHLNRATGADYTTDGRPGFWAMSVEGDTAVVTLHSNRSSRGSAATIDRFWRGYDRTEIGQHNFSTQSVCSTDARRDVVCYQSSHPTEYARGNAVARLLISGGGMCTTWRVGNTNRMLTNKHCFSTQSAVSGSEMQFNYQCATCGGANPGPGTKVSGATLYRVSSGGSSQLDYALFSVNNFAAIQGFGTLYLATSATTTGTQMYIPGHGDGSPKRLSIFEDTQNGARCTVRNANYNTWNISYSCDTSGGNSGSPVLNSSHRVIALHHLGGCPSNQGAKAHLIYNEIASLIDNG; encoded by the coding sequence ATGAAACCTGCCCTGCGCCGCCTACGCACCGCGACCGTCACACTCGCCGCCTGCACACTCGGCCTGTCCCTGCTGTCGGCCCCGGCCGCGGCACAACCGGTGCGGCCGATCACGCCACTGTCCGACCGGGCGCCCGAGTCCGACCAGTTCTCGGCCGAGGGCGTGACGACCGTAGGCGAGCTGCGCACCGTCGACAGTTCCCTGTCGTACGCCCGCGCCAGCCGGACCCAGGTCATTCAGCACCCGGGCGCCACGTACATCAAGGTGCACTTCAGCTCGCTGCGGCTGGCTCCCGGGGAGTACGTCACCGTGTCGAGCCCGGATGGTCGGGAGAGCTACCGGTACGACCGCCACCTGAACCGGGCGACCGGCGCGGACTACACCACGGACGGGCGGCCGGGTTTCTGGGCGATGTCGGTGGAGGGCGACACGGCGGTGGTGACGCTGCACAGCAACCGTTCCTCCCGGGGCAGCGCCGCGACCATCGACCGGTTCTGGCGCGGCTACGACCGCACGGAGATCGGTCAGCACAACTTCTCCACCCAGTCGGTCTGCAGCACCGACGCCCGCCGCGACGTGGTCTGCTACCAGAGCAGCCACCCCACCGAGTACGCCCGGGGCAACGCGGTGGCCCGGCTGCTGATCAGTGGCGGCGGCATGTGCACCACCTGGCGGGTCGGCAACACCAACCGCATGCTGACCAACAAACACTGCTTCTCGACCCAGTCCGCGGTCAGCGGCAGCGAGATGCAGTTCAACTACCAGTGCGCCACCTGCGGCGGCGCGAACCCCGGGCCCGGCACCAAGGTGAGTGGTGCGACGCTCTACCGGGTGAGCAGCGGTGGCTCCAGCCAGCTCGACTACGCCCTGTTCTCGGTGAACAACTTCGCCGCCATCCAGGGCTTCGGCACGCTCTACCTGGCGACGTCCGCCACCACCACCGGGACGCAGATGTACATCCCGGGGCACGGTGACGGCAGCCCGAAGCGTCTGTCCATCTTCGAGGACACCCAGAACGGCGCGCGCTGCACCGTCCGGAACGCCAACTACAACACCTGGAACATCAGCTACAGCTGCGACACCTCCGGCGGCAACTCGGGCTCACCGGTGCTGAACAGCAGCCATCGGGTGATCGCCCTGCACCATCTCGGTGGCTGTCCGTCCAACCAGGGGGCCAAGGCGCACCTGATCTACAACGAGATCGCGAGTCTGATCGACAACGGCTGA
- a CDS encoding TetR/AcrR family transcriptional regulator, which produces MSNAAVKRDTIAARRAGGIPQERARRRQAIVEAAVRVIEEHGTDTGLGTVADRAGLPRPHVYRHFASKGDLDQSVARHAARLVSAWIRPSLSAPGTPPEVVHGIVGRVLSWAVAHPNLYRFRARLGTAYAVPEITEAAVANLRAAGYSAHLPAYVVASVVGMVDAGIIWWFDHRDEVGPEQLNDWLAAQVWRVVAEAAQRSPSASDDG; this is translated from the coding sequence GTGAGCAATGCGGCGGTGAAACGGGACACCATCGCCGCCCGCCGTGCCGGCGGCATCCCGCAGGAGCGGGCCCGGCGGCGGCAGGCGATCGTCGAGGCCGCGGTCCGCGTCATCGAGGAACACGGCACCGACACCGGGCTGGGCACGGTGGCCGACCGAGCCGGGCTGCCCAGACCGCACGTCTACCGCCATTTCGCCAGCAAAGGCGACCTCGACCAGTCCGTCGCCCGGCACGCCGCCCGCCTGGTGAGCGCCTGGATCCGTCCGTCGCTGTCGGCCCCGGGCACCCCGCCGGAGGTGGTGCACGGCATCGTCGGCCGGGTGTTGAGCTGGGCGGTGGCCCACCCCAACCTCTACCGGTTCCGGGCCCGCCTCGGCACCGCGTACGCCGTTCCCGAGATCACCGAGGCCGCCGTTGCCAACCTGCGTGCCGCCGGGTACTCGGCACACCTGCCCGCGTACGTGGTGGCCAGCGTCGTCGGCATGGTCGACGCCGGCATCATCTGGTGGTTCGATCACCGGGACGAGGTCGGGCCGGAGCAGCTCAACGACTGGCTCGCCGCGCAGGTCTGGCGGGTCGTCGCCGAGGCGGCCCAGCGATCACCGTCGGCGTCCGACGACGGGTGA
- a CDS encoding alpha/beta hydrolase produces MFEGFTDERVDVGEVELRVRHAGRGPAVLLVHGHPRTGSTWHRVAPRLVDRGFAVVCPDMRGYGRSGKARILPDHSQQSKRVVAADMVRLMHKLGHPTFAAVGHDRGCYVALRLALDHPDTVSRLVVIDGVPISEALARCDATFARNWYHWFFFAQPDKPERAIGADPDAWYGDKARPDRMGTDNHREFRQAIHDPATVRAMLEDYRAGLGVDRMHEEADRRAGRTVRCPTLLLWSTRDDLEDLYGDPLAVWRPWADDLRGHPIESGHHVAEENPEDLTAALYHFLA; encoded by the coding sequence ATGTTCGAGGGCTTCACTGACGAGCGGGTCGACGTGGGCGAGGTGGAGCTGCGCGTCCGGCACGCCGGGCGTGGTCCCGCCGTCCTGCTCGTGCACGGACATCCGCGTACCGGATCGACCTGGCACCGCGTCGCCCCGAGGCTGGTGGATCGCGGGTTCGCCGTGGTCTGCCCCGACATGCGGGGCTACGGCCGGTCCGGCAAGGCGCGGATCCTGCCGGATCACTCCCAGCAGTCCAAGCGCGTGGTGGCGGCGGACATGGTCCGACTCATGCACAAACTCGGCCACCCGACGTTCGCCGCCGTCGGGCACGATCGCGGTTGCTACGTGGCGCTGCGCCTGGCGCTCGACCATCCCGACACCGTCAGCCGGCTGGTGGTCATCGACGGCGTACCCATCAGCGAGGCTCTCGCCAGGTGCGACGCGACGTTCGCCCGGAACTGGTACCACTGGTTCTTCTTCGCCCAGCCGGACAAGCCGGAACGGGCCATCGGCGCCGATCCCGACGCCTGGTACGGCGACAAGGCGCGACCGGATCGAATGGGAACTGACAACCACCGGGAGTTCCGGCAGGCCATCCACGACCCGGCGACGGTACGGGCGATGCTGGAGGACTACCGCGCCGGCCTCGGGGTCGACCGGATGCACGAGGAGGCCGACCGGCGGGCCGGGCGTACGGTCCGGTGCCCCACCCTGCTGCTCTGGTCGACTCGGGACGACCTGGAGGATCTCTACGGCGACCCGCTCGCCGTCTGGCGTCCCTGGGCCGACGATCTGCGCGGCCATCCGATCGAGTCCGGGCATCACGTCGCCGAGGAGAACCCCGAGGACCTGACCGCCGCCCTGTACCACTTCCTCGCCTGA
- a CDS encoding SMP-30/gluconolactonase/LRE family protein — translation MMNSVERVPTRWDVLDERFQAVSGDHAMQRLFDGGRWLEGPAYSPAWRCLLFSDIPNDRVLRWDELTGRCDVFQTPAGYPNGRTIDRLGRVVTCEHGHRRVTRTEPDGSLTVVADRWQGKRFNSPNDVVETSDGSLWFTDPSYGIDSDYEGHRADSELDGCHVYRCRPDGRVERVADDFLRPNGLAFSADERRLFIADTRRRHLRHFDVDSDGTLRDRGVLADCDAGSFDGIRLDREGRLWVAAHDGLHCFDQEGTLLGKLRLPEICSNLAFGGRKRNLLFVTATTSVYSLALNVTGAGPTTGLATG, via the coding sequence ATGATGAATTCGGTCGAGCGCGTACCAACCCGCTGGGACGTCCTGGACGAGCGGTTCCAGGCGGTCAGCGGGGACCACGCGATGCAACGACTGTTCGACGGCGGGCGTTGGCTGGAGGGGCCGGCGTACTCCCCCGCGTGGCGCTGCCTGCTGTTCAGTGACATCCCGAATGACCGGGTGCTGCGTTGGGACGAGCTGACCGGGCGCTGCGACGTCTTCCAGACGCCCGCCGGCTACCCCAACGGCCGTACGATCGACCGCCTCGGCCGCGTCGTGACGTGCGAGCATGGCCACCGCCGGGTCACCCGTACCGAGCCCGACGGGTCGCTGACCGTGGTGGCGGACCGTTGGCAGGGCAAGCGGTTCAACAGCCCGAACGACGTCGTGGAGACCAGCGACGGCTCGTTGTGGTTCACCGACCCGAGCTACGGCATCGACAGCGACTACGAGGGGCACCGGGCGGATTCGGAGCTGGACGGCTGCCACGTCTACCGCTGCCGGCCCGACGGTCGGGTGGAACGGGTCGCCGACGACTTCCTGCGCCCCAACGGTCTGGCGTTCTCGGCCGACGAGCGTCGGCTGTTCATCGCCGACACCCGACGCCGGCACCTCCGGCACTTCGACGTGGACTCCGACGGGACACTGCGGGACCGTGGCGTGCTCGCCGACTGTGACGCCGGGTCGTTCGACGGGATTCGACTCGACCGGGAGGGGCGGCTGTGGGTCGCCGCCCACGACGGGCTGCACTGCTTCGACCAGGAGGGCACCCTGCTCGGCAAGCTCCGGCTACCGGAGATCTGCTCGAACCTCGCCTTCGGTGGCCGTAAGCGCAACCTGCTGTTCGTGACGGCCACGACCTCGGTCTACTCACTCGCCCTCAACGTCACCGGCGCAGGCCCGACGACCGGCCTGGCCACCGGGTAG
- a CDS encoding NAD(P)H-dependent oxidoreductase produces MGVVVTLFRLDASIRTHGSASREIADIVEAEWLAARPGDTIERRHIGVDPLPATVWAAAVTAGMTAPEEHTSEQREAVDLAATLVDELLAADAILFAVPLYNYGVSQHFKAYVDLVSTDQRAFAQPFLAGKRVVLATVRGGAYGGGTPREGWDHATPYLRRIIADCWGAELTVIEREFTLVGVNPALDSFTEQAAQMHAEALEAAREAGRALGDLPVSV; encoded by the coding sequence ATGGGAGTTGTCGTGACCCTGTTCCGGCTGGATGCCAGCATCCGCACCCACGGCTCGGCGAGCCGCGAGATCGCGGACATCGTGGAGGCGGAGTGGCTCGCCGCGCGCCCCGGTGACACGATCGAACGTCGCCACATCGGCGTCGATCCCCTGCCCGCGACCGTCTGGGCCGCGGCGGTCACCGCCGGGATGACCGCGCCGGAGGAGCACACCAGCGAGCAGCGCGAGGCCGTCGACCTCGCCGCGACACTTGTGGACGAGCTGCTCGCCGCGGACGCCATCCTGTTCGCCGTGCCGCTCTACAACTACGGCGTCTCACAGCACTTCAAGGCGTACGTCGACCTGGTCAGCACCGACCAGCGAGCGTTCGCCCAGCCGTTCCTGGCGGGCAAGCGGGTCGTGCTCGCGACGGTGCGTGGCGGGGCGTACGGCGGTGGCACGCCCCGGGAGGGTTGGGACCACGCGACGCCGTACCTGCGCCGCATCATCGCCGACTGCTGGGGCGCCGAGCTCACTGTGATCGAGCGCGAGTTCACCCTCGTCGGCGTCAACCCGGCGCTCGACTCATTCACCGAGCAGGCCGCGCAGATGCACGCCGAGGCCCTGGAGGCCGCTCGGGAGGCCGGGCGCGCCCTCGGCGACCTGCCGGTCTCGGTCTGA
- a CDS encoding MFS transporter produces the protein MRALISARLGADFAKLWTASAVSNVGDGITMAAGPLLVASITDSPALIAGAVFVQQLPWLLFALLSGAYVDRLDRRRLVVTVNLARAVALATLTVTVATETVTVVVCYAVLFLLGTGETLADTAMGALLPSVVAPDRLPSANARLYATFTIGNQFLAKPLGAGLFVIAAAAPFGLNALTFAVAALLLTRMRPAPAPAATTHAAVVRSIGEGVRWLWRHRLLRTLALSMGVANVAFCVAFAVFVLYCRQRLGVSDVGYGFLLTAFAVGGLAGTAAATRLVRRVGRTAVLRGGLVIEMVTHLILATTTAVWVVVVVLVVFSAHGMVWGVTVASLRQRLVPSRLLGRVGSAYAVLDLGGAAVGSLLGGLIAAVWGVTTPFWIAGVTMAVVVLAAWRPLTQSPNRSETIEES, from the coding sequence TTGCGTGCCCTGATATCCGCGCGTCTCGGCGCGGACTTCGCCAAACTCTGGACCGCCTCGGCGGTGTCCAACGTCGGCGACGGCATCACCATGGCGGCCGGCCCGCTGCTGGTCGCCTCCATCACCGACAGCCCGGCGCTGATCGCCGGTGCCGTCTTCGTGCAACAGCTGCCCTGGTTGTTGTTCGCCCTGCTCAGTGGTGCCTACGTGGACCGGCTCGACCGGCGTCGCCTGGTGGTGACGGTGAACCTGGCACGGGCCGTCGCGCTCGCCACGCTTACCGTCACCGTCGCCACCGAGACCGTCACGGTGGTCGTCTGCTACGCGGTGCTGTTCCTGCTCGGTACGGGGGAGACGCTGGCCGACACCGCCATGGGTGCGCTGTTGCCGTCGGTGGTCGCCCCGGACCGGCTGCCGAGCGCGAACGCGCGGCTCTACGCCACCTTCACCATCGGCAACCAGTTCCTGGCCAAGCCGTTGGGTGCCGGGCTGTTCGTCATCGCCGCGGCGGCGCCGTTCGGCCTCAACGCACTCACGTTCGCCGTCGCCGCGTTGCTGCTGACGAGGATGCGACCGGCCCCGGCACCGGCGGCCACGACGCACGCGGCGGTGGTCCGCTCGATCGGCGAGGGGGTGCGCTGGCTGTGGCGGCACCGGTTGCTGCGGACTCTGGCCCTGAGCATGGGCGTGGCTAACGTCGCCTTCTGCGTCGCCTTCGCGGTGTTCGTGCTCTACTGCCGGCAGCGTCTGGGCGTCTCCGACGTCGGTTACGGCTTCCTGCTCACCGCGTTCGCGGTCGGTGGGCTGGCCGGCACGGCGGCGGCGACCCGACTCGTCCGGAGGGTCGGACGAACCGCGGTGCTGCGGGGCGGGCTGGTCATCGAGATGGTCACGCACCTGATCCTGGCGACCACGACCGCGGTATGGGTCGTGGTGGTCGTCCTGGTCGTGTTCAGCGCGCACGGCATGGTCTGGGGAGTCACCGTCGCGTCGCTGCGGCAACGGCTGGTGCCGTCCCGGTTGCTCGGCCGGGTCGGCAGCGCGTACGCGGTGCTCGATCTTGGCGGGGCGGCGGTCGGCTCCCTCCTGGGTGGCCTGATCGCCGCCGTGTGGGGCGTCACGACCCCGTTCTGGATCGCCGGGGTGACGATGGCGGTCGTCGTTCTCGCCGCCTGGCGGCCGCTGACCCAGAGTCCAAACCGGTCGGAGACTATCGAAGAGAGCTGA